The Mucilaginibacter yixingensis genome window below encodes:
- the treF gene encoding alpha,alpha-trehalase TreF: protein MLKRILVCLVCGYAWCQAQAQPKTPAQLYPGLFDAVQMERIFPDGKTFPDCTPRRSAVAIMVSYNKQRTDPGFNLKSFVQDNFTEPAPAGSTYRSNVKKGVQYHIEELWNVLQRHADTATNSSLIPLPYSYVVPGGRFREVYYWDSYFTMLGLEESKRYDVISNMVKNFAYLIDTYGHAPNGNRTYYLSRSQPPFFVLMVELLARYTDRGVLITYRPQLIAEYNYWMKTGPQLKPGQTSNNVVCMPDGSLLNRYWDYSASPRDESYREDVLGARESKQAPVAYYRNIRAAAESGWDFSSRWLADGKTLATIQTTDLVAIDLNCILYRLEQTIASSYRLSGQVNSAQFYQAKARQRQKAILKYCWNASLGDFQDYNIRTRTLSPQVTIATAYPLFFNIATTAQAKQIAKLIGAKFVRAGGVATTLVNTGQQWDSPNGWAPLQYITITGLRNYGQDSLAHVISSRWISTNTRVFMQTGKLQEKYEVETTGNQAGGGEYPLQDGFGWTNGVLEKLMGAGK from the coding sequence TTGTTTGACGCTGTGCAGATGGAGCGCATTTTTCCCGATGGCAAAACTTTTCCTGATTGTACCCCCAGGCGTTCTGCCGTGGCCATTATGGTTAGCTATAACAAGCAGCGCACCGATCCTGGTTTTAATTTAAAAAGTTTTGTACAGGATAACTTTACCGAACCTGCCCCGGCAGGCTCAACCTATCGCAGTAATGTGAAGAAAGGCGTGCAGTATCACATTGAAGAGCTATGGAATGTGTTGCAGCGCCATGCCGATACCGCTACCAACTCCTCGCTTATTCCGTTGCCGTATAGCTACGTGGTGCCCGGCGGACGTTTCAGGGAGGTTTACTACTGGGATTCATACTTTACCATGCTTGGCTTGGAAGAAAGTAAGCGTTATGACGTGATCAGCAATATGGTCAAAAATTTCGCTTATCTAATAGATACCTATGGCCACGCACCCAACGGCAACCGTACGTACTATCTGAGCCGCTCGCAACCGCCATTTTTTGTGCTGATGGTAGAATTGCTGGCCCGATATACCGATCGCGGTGTACTCATTACTTATCGCCCGCAACTAATTGCCGAGTATAATTACTGGATGAAGACCGGCCCGCAACTAAAGCCGGGCCAAACGAGCAACAATGTGGTGTGTATGCCTGATGGTAGTCTGCTTAATCGTTATTGGGACTATAGCGCCTCTCCACGCGACGAATCGTATCGGGAGGATGTTCTGGGTGCTCGCGAGTCAAAACAGGCTCCAGTGGCTTATTATCGTAATATCCGGGCAGCTGCCGAGTCGGGCTGGGATTTTAGCAGTCGCTGGCTGGCAGATGGCAAAACGCTGGCCACCATTCAAACTACAGATCTGGTGGCTATCGATCTGAATTGTATCCTTTACCGGCTGGAACAAACCATCGCCTCGTCATACCGGTTAAGCGGGCAGGTTAACTCGGCCCAATTTTATCAGGCCAAAGCCCGCCAGCGTCAGAAAGCTATCCTGAAATATTGCTGGAATGCCTCGCTTGGCGATTTTCAGGATTACAATATCAGAACCCGCACGCTATCGCCGCAGGTTACTATTGCCACGGCTTATCCGCTTTTCTTCAATATAGCTACTACAGCTCAGGCTAAGCAAATAGCCAAACTGATAGGTGCAAAGTTTGTGCGTGCCGGAGGTGTGGCCACCACGTTAGTCAATACCGGGCAACAATGGGATAGCCCTAACGGCTGGGCTCCGCTGCAATATATCACCATAACGGGCCTGCGTAATTACGGACAAGATAGCCTGGCGCATGTAATCAGCTCTCGCTGGATCAGCACCAATACCCGGGTGTTTATGCAAACCGGCAAACTACAAGAAAAGTATGAGGTAGAAACCACCGGTAACCAGGCCGGCGGCGGCGAGTACCCGCTGCAAGATGGTTTTGGTTGGACTAACGGCGTGCTGGAAAAGTTAATGGGAGCGGGGAAGTAA
- a CDS encoding 3-oxoacid CoA-transferase subunit B, producing MLDKEGIAKRIAREIKDGYYVNLGIGIPTLVANYIPNEMDVVLQSENGLLGMGPFPIAGEEDPDTINAGKQTITILPGSAIFDSAMSFGMIRAKKVNLTILGAMEVSENGDIANWKIPGKMVKGMGGAMDLVASAENIIVAMQHVNKEGESKLLPKCTLPLTGIHCVKKIVTELAVLDVLPEGGFKLLERAPGISVEEIKKATAGKLIIEGEVPEMVL from the coding sequence ATGTTAGACAAAGAAGGCATTGCCAAACGCATAGCGCGCGAAATTAAGGATGGCTATTATGTTAATCTGGGCATTGGCATACCCACCCTTGTGGCCAATTATATACCCAACGAAATGGACGTGGTGCTGCAATCTGAAAACGGATTGCTGGGCATGGGGCCCTTCCCTATCGCGGGCGAGGAAGACCCTGACACCATTAACGCCGGCAAGCAAACCATCACCATACTACCGGGCTCGGCTATTTTTGATTCGGCTATGAGCTTCGGGATGATTCGCGCCAAGAAGGTTAATCTTACTATTCTGGGCGCCATGGAGGTATCTGAAAACGGCGATATTGCCAACTGGAAGATTCCCGGAAAAATGGTAAAAGGCATGGGTGGCGCCATGGATCTGGTGGCCAGCGCAGAGAACATTATTGTGGCCATGCAGCATGTGAACAAGGAGGGCGAATCTAAACTATTACCCAAGTGCACCCTACCCCTCACCGGCATCCATTGTGTAAAAAAAATAGTAACAGAATTGGCGGTTCTTGACGTATTACCAGAGGGCGGTTTTAAACTACTGGAGCGCGCACCCGGCATCAGTGTTGAGGAAATTAAAAAGGCCACCGCAGGCAAGCTGATTATTGAGGGCGAGGTACCGGAGATGGTTTTGTAA
- a CDS encoding TIGR02117 family protein encodes MRYLKLILSIIRKIITGFFAFVLSYLFIAMVLSEIPVNRNHLKGHDIAIYILTNGDHTDVVLPVKTSLIDWSRQVKFAHTISQDTAFKYVALGWGDKGFYLNTPTWAQLKFSVAFKAATGLSTAAIHATFYKEMHESKRCVKIWIDKAQYQKMIAYINSSFILDKSGQPLNIKTNAQYGRNDAFYDAKRVYSIFYTCNTWANGALKAAGIRACLWTPFDRGIFYQYSK; translated from the coding sequence ATGCGTTACCTGAAACTTATCCTAAGCATCATCAGAAAGATCATTACCGGCTTTTTCGCTTTTGTGCTCAGCTACCTTTTCATCGCCATGGTGCTGTCAGAAATTCCGGTGAACCGAAACCATTTGAAAGGGCATGATATTGCCATCTATATCCTCACCAATGGCGACCATACTGATGTGGTTTTGCCCGTCAAAACATCGCTTATTGATTGGAGCCGGCAAGTGAAGTTTGCGCACACCATCAGTCAAGACACGGCTTTCAAATACGTAGCCCTGGGCTGGGGCGATAAAGGCTTCTATCTCAATACACCAACATGGGCACAACTAAAGTTTAGTGTGGCATTCAAAGCGGCAACGGGCTTGAGTACAGCTGCTATCCACGCCACATTCTATAAAGAGATGCATGAAAGCAAACGCTGCGTGAAGATTTGGATTGATAAGGCTCAGTATCAAAAAATGATAGCTTATATTAATTCAAGTTTTATTTTAGATAAATCAGGCCAACCACTCAATATAAAAACCAACGCTCAGTACGGCCGCAACGATGCTTTCTATGATGCTAAGCGGGTTTACAGCATTTTCTACACTTGTAATACCTGGGCCAATGGTGCGCTAAAGGCCGCCGGTATTCGCGCCTGTTTGTGGACGCCTTTTGACAGAGGAATCTTTTATCAGTATAGCAAATAA
- the mnmA gene encoding tRNA 2-thiouridine(34) synthase MnmA, which produces MSKHGRILVAMSGGVDSSVAAVMLHEQGYEVIGLTMKTWDYASAGGSSKETGCCSLDSINDARALAVAYGFPHYILDIRDEFGDFVIDNFVDEYMAGRTPNPCVLCNTHIKWEALLKRADKLDCEFIATGHYANIRQQEENNRYVISKGRDENKDQSYVLWGVSQKNLARTHFPLGNFTKAEIRQMALDMGQFDLATKSESYEICFVPDNDYRAFLRHKVGDMDARVGQGSFVLTDGTVVGQHQGYPFYTIGQRKGLGIALGKPMFVTRIDPTTNTVVLGTEEELQKREAWVRNLNLIKYENINQPLQAVTKIRYKDAGTESTIVQMGDNMKVDFTHAVAGIAPGQSAVFYEGSDLLGGGFLI; this is translated from the coding sequence ATGAGTAAGCACGGAAGGATATTGGTTGCCATGAGTGGCGGTGTGGACAGTTCGGTTGCCGCGGTGATGCTGCATGAGCAGGGTTATGAGGTAATTGGCCTGACTATGAAAACCTGGGATTATGCGTCGGCAGGTGGCTCGTCTAAAGAGACCGGATGTTGTAGCCTGGATAGTATTAATGATGCCCGTGCACTGGCCGTGGCTTATGGTTTTCCGCATTACATCCTGGACATCCGCGATGAGTTTGGCGATTTTGTAATCGACAATTTTGTGGACGAATACATGGCCGGCCGCACGCCAAACCCATGTGTGTTATGCAACACCCACATTAAATGGGAAGCCTTGCTAAAGCGTGCCGATAAGCTGGATTGTGAGTTTATTGCCACCGGCCATTACGCTAACATTCGCCAGCAGGAAGAGAACAACAGGTATGTGATCTCTAAAGGCCGGGATGAAAATAAAGATCAGTCTTACGTGTTGTGGGGCGTATCTCAGAAAAACCTTGCGCGTACCCATTTTCCGTTAGGTAATTTTACTAAAGCAGAGATCCGTCAGATGGCGCTTGATATGGGGCAATTTGATCTGGCCACCAAAAGCGAGAGCTATGAAATATGTTTTGTGCCCGATAACGATTATAGAGCGTTTTTAAGGCACAAAGTAGGAGATATGGATGCAAGGGTTGGTCAGGGTAGTTTTGTGCTTACAGACGGCACCGTAGTGGGCCAGCATCAAGGTTATCCGTTCTATACCATCGGTCAGCGCAAAGGCCTGGGCATAGCACTGGGTAAACCTATGTTTGTAACCCGTATAGATCCTACCACCAATACTGTGGTTCTGGGTACCGAAGAAGAGCTGCAAAAACGCGAAGCCTGGGTGCGCAACCTCAACCTCATTAAATACGAAAACATTAACCAGCCCCTACAGGCGGTTACCAAAATACGCTACAAAGACGCCGGCACCGAAAGCACCATTGTGCAAATGGGCGATAACATGAAAGTAGATTTTACGCATGCCGTAGCAGGTATAGCTCCCGGTCAGTCAGCCGTATTCTATGAAGGTTCGGATTTGCTGGGCGGCGGATTTTTGATATAA
- a CDS encoding NAD-dependent succinate-semialdehyde dehydrogenase has translation MLISSINPANNQVIKQYNAHTADEVAKKINQTHQAWLQWHNTSFQERSALLHKLAEQLETRKNELAHLMAIEMGKPLNQGIGEAEKCAAVCTYYADNAESFLADQLIETEASKSFVTFQPIGTVLAVMPWNFPFWQVFRFLAPALAAGNCGVLKHASNVPGCALIIEEMVKAAGFPAHVFQTLLVGADAVEQIIEHPYIKAVTLTGSNGAGSKVAAKAGELIKKTVLELGGSDAYVILADADLDHAAHICVESRLINGGQSCIAAKRFIVVKDAEDEFTRLFVDKMAAKVMGDPLQGGVDIGPQARVNLRDQLHQQVEDSIAKGAKLLLGGKVCGGPGAYYPPTVLSNVKKGMPAFDEELFGPVAAIISATDEAEAIALANDSNFGLGAAIFTKDQARGEHIAATQLEAGSCFVNALVKSDPRLPFGGIKQSGYGRELGMFGIHEFVNIKTVFVG, from the coding sequence ATGCTCATTTCATCTATAAACCCCGCTAACAATCAGGTTATAAAACAATATAACGCCCATACTGCCGATGAGGTGGCCAAAAAGATCAATCAAACACACCAGGCATGGTTGCAATGGCACAATACCAGTTTTCAAGAACGCTCAGCCCTACTCCATAAACTGGCAGAGCAACTGGAAACCCGCAAAAATGAACTAGCCCATCTAATGGCAATAGAAATGGGCAAGCCTCTTAATCAAGGCATTGGTGAGGCCGAGAAGTGCGCCGCCGTTTGCACCTACTATGCTGATAATGCCGAAAGCTTTTTAGCGGACCAATTGATTGAAACCGAGGCCAGCAAAAGCTTCGTCACCTTTCAGCCAATTGGTACTGTACTGGCCGTAATGCCATGGAATTTTCCGTTCTGGCAGGTGTTCCGCTTTCTGGCTCCCGCATTGGCTGCCGGCAATTGTGGCGTTTTAAAACATGCCAGCAACGTACCAGGCTGCGCGCTGATTATAGAAGAGATGGTAAAAGCAGCAGGTTTCCCCGCACATGTTTTTCAAACCCTGCTGGTAGGCGCCGATGCCGTAGAGCAGATCATCGAACACCCGTACATTAAAGCCGTAACACTCACCGGCAGCAATGGCGCAGGCAGTAAAGTTGCCGCCAAAGCTGGCGAGCTGATTAAAAAAACGGTATTGGAGCTGGGCGGTAGTGATGCCTATGTGATTTTAGCCGATGCAGATCTGGACCACGCCGCCCACATTTGCGTGGAGAGCCGATTGATTAACGGCGGCCAGAGCTGCATTGCCGCCAAACGTTTTATAGTGGTTAAGGATGCAGAAGATGAGTTTACCCGACTGTTTGTAGATAAAATGGCCGCCAAGGTAATGGGCGATCCGCTGCAGGGCGGCGTAGATATCGGCCCGCAGGCACGGGTTAATCTTCGCGATCAACTACATCAACAGGTAGAAGATTCTATCGCCAAAGGCGCTAAATTGCTGTTAGGCGGCAAAGTTTGCGGCGGCCCGGGGGCCTATTACCCACCAACCGTACTCAGCAACGTAAAAAAAGGGATGCCGGCATTTGATGAAGAACTATTCGGCCCGGTAGCAGCCATCATCAGCGCCACCGATGAAGCCGAGGCCATTGCCCTGGCCAATGATAGCAATTTCGGTCTGGGCGCGGCCATATTTACCAAAGATCAGGCCCGCGGCGAGCACATTGCCGCCACGCAACTGGAGGCTGGTTCGTGCTTTGTAAACGCGCTGGTAAAATCAGACCCGCGCCTGCCCTTTGGCGGCATTAAACAATCGGGCTACGGTCGGGAATTGGGAATGTTCGGGATACACGAGTTTGTGAATATTAAGACGGTGTTTGTGGGGTAG